The DNA sequence GTCAAAAATTCAGAAGAGATGAGAGTCAAAATCAATACGATGATTCTTGATTTTGCCGGAAAAAAAGAAGTTCAGGATTATATTAATGGAATTTGGGACGAGATAAAACTATCGATCGCAAATGATTTAGAGAAAGGAGAGGAATCTTCAATAAAAAATAATATCGCAAGTCTCGTTCAGAGTTTCGGAAATGGACTTAAAGAAGATGCAGTGATGATCGATAAGATCAATAATTTTATCAAGAATGATTTGCTGACCGTTCTTTTGAATAATAAAAAAGTAATCGGAGATTTAATATCCTCGACGGTAAAAAGCTGGGACGGAAAAGAGGTTTCAGAAAAACTAGAATTAGAAATCGGAAAAGACCTTCAGTACATTAGAATCAATGGGACCTTGGTTGGAGGTTTGATCGGTTTAGTCATTTACGCTGTGGAGTGGGTGTACCATTATAGTGTTATGTGAAATTTTTTTTAAACCATATGAGTGATGTTAGTTCATTTTACTGGGGGTGTTGAAAAAGGTTTTTTTTGGTTTTTGCGGAACCATTATAGTGTTATGTGATTTTTTTTTAAACCATATAAGTGATGTTAGTTCATTTTACTGGGGGTGTTGAAAAGGTTTCTTTTTTTTGTTTTTGCTGTAATGTTGTTGGGTAAAAAAAAACATTTCTCGCAAAGTCGCAGAGTCGCAAAGTTTTTGGTTTGATTTTTTAACTTGGCGACTCTGCGACTTCGCGAGATTTTATGAACAGTATAAAATGTAAAAAGGAGTAAAAAATCATTAGATTTTTACTCCTTTTTTTATGTTTAAAGACCACTCCTTTTTTAAGCTCCCCCAGTAAAATGAACTTACATCACTTATATGGTGAACCAAACACAAAGCATATAAAAATAAACTCCATGTTTAAAAAAAGCACCTATTACAATAACGAATGACAAGTCATAGCTGCCGGTTGCTGAACTCCCATTAGCTCTAAGATTGTTGGTGCAATATCTCCTAAAACACCATCATTAATGTTTTTCAGTTCTTTGTCAACCAGGATAATAGGCACCGGGTTTGTGGTGTGGGCTGTATTTGGGCTTCCGTCAGGATTGATCATTGTTTCGCAATTTCCGTGGTCGGCAATTACAATCGTAGTATAATCATTTGCCAAAGCCGCTTCGATAACCCCTTTTACACAGGCGTCAACCGCTTCACAAGCCAGAATTGCAGCACTCATGATTCCGGTATGCCCTACCATGTCACCATTGGCAAAATTAAGACATACAAAATCAACTTCGCCTTTGTTTAATTCCGGAACAAGAGCATCTTTCAATTCGTAGGCACTCATTTCCGGTTGAAGGTCGTAAGTGGCTACTTTTGGAGAGTTTCTTAAAATTCTGGATTCTCCGTCAAAAGGAGTTTCTCTTCCACCTGAAAAGAAAAAAGTAACGTGTGGGTACTTTTCCGTTTCGGCAATACGGATCTGTTTTTTACCGGCTTTTTCTAAAACTTCACCAAGAGTTTCAGTGATGTTGTCTTTATTGTAAACCACTTTTACGTTTTGATACGTTTCGTCGTAGTTGGTAAGCGTAACATAATACAGGTTCAGCTTGTGCATGTTTTGCTCGTGAAAGTCTTGCTGCGAAAGCGCTTCTGTAAGTTCACGACCCCTGTCTGTTCTGAAATTAAAGAAAATCACCACATCATCATCAGCGATAGTTGCCAATGGTTTCTGTTGTTCGTCAACTAATACGATTGGTTCGATAAATTCATCGGTTATGTTGTTGGCGTAACTGTCAAGCACACTTGCAACCGCATTTTGAGAAGTTTTTCCCTGTGCATTTACAAGTAAATCATAAGCTAATTTGACACGTTCCCAACGTTTATCACGGTCCATTGCGTAATAACGACCTATGATAGACGCAATTTTTACAGGAGTATCTTTAATGTGATCTTCTAAATCATGAATGTATTTTGCTCCCGATTTAGGATCCACATCACGACCGTCTGTGAAAGCATGGATGAAAACATTTTGCAAACCATATTCCTGAGAAGCATCAATCAATCCGCGTAAATGAGACGTGTGAGAGTGTACGCCACCATCAGAAACTAATCCTAAAAAGTGTACTTTTTTGTTATTCTCTTTGGCATAAGTAAAGGCATCAATAAGCACTTGTTCTTTGGCAAGTGTTTGATGTGCTACTGCCAGATTTATTTTGGCTAAATCCTGGTATACAATTCTTCCTGCACCAAGATTCATGTGACCGACTTCGCTATTTCCCATCTGACCTTCCGGTAGACCAACGTTTAAGCCATCGGTTCTAAGTTGGGCGCTTGGGTAGTTTTGGTAAAGACTGTTTATAAAAGGAACATTTGCATTGTCTATTGCAGAAACTTTAGGATCAGGAGATTTCCCCCATCCGTCTAAAATCATTAGTATAACTTTCTTGTTCATCATTTTTTGTTTTCTACAAAGATAAACCATTTCTAAAAGGAGCAAGGAAGCATTGTTACAATTACAGTTAATAAAATGAACCGTATTGAAAAATACTAATTTAATTATAGAAGCCTTTATTTTTTAAAATTAATTCAGACTAGACTCCGTTTTTAAGCCTGTTTTTGACGGCATTGTAGTCAATGAAATATTTGACACTTACAGAAAAAATGTGTTTTAGAGCCTCATTGTTCAGCAGGTTGGTTACATTAGATCCGTAATCTTTGTCAATAACACGCTCAAAATTAGAAGCATTGTTTCTATATAAAACAGAAAGCTGACTTCCAGGCGCAAACCACCAGGAGTACGATAAATCGGCATTCCAGGAATAAAAACTGGAATTTTTGTTTTTCGTGTATTCGGGATAAGTAGTTAAAGTTCCGTTAGATTCTAGTTGAAGTATTTCTTTGTTCTCTGCAAACGACCAATATTGACGAACGGCCAGATTGATGGTCATGGTGCTGTTTAGGGCATATTTCCCGCCTAGCGTATTAGAGTAAGTGATTACAGTTCTATTGGCAAAAACGATATCCTTTGGAGTGTCCTGATTGTTGTCCTGATCAAAACTGTCAATATAGCCTTTGTTGTTGTTTCTTCTAAGGAAACTAAAAGTATAATTTAATAACAGTTTGTCACTAAAACGGTATCTCGGACCAATATCGAAACCGTAATTTATGCGTCCCGGTTCATCCATAATGGCAATGGTAGGATTGAAATCCAGCGCAAATTTATAATTGTAGTTGGTCGAAACACTTGCCCACGATTCAAATCTTCTTGGGAGAGCGACATATCTATTGGTTGCTCTCGGTTCGTAATAATCGTAAGACTCAAAAGGGTATAAAGAAATACCGAAACCGTAATAATTGTTTTTTATGGTAGTTACATTTGTATTTACGGCAATATTGCTCTCCTGAATTTTTCCGGAATCCTTGTTGAATTCGGTGTAGGTGTTAAGGTTGACTTTAAATGCGTTAAAGAGTTTCGTAGGATTCAGGATTCTATAATTGGCATTTCCAAAAAAGTTGTAATAATTGGTATAGAAATTAATTCCTAAATCATTAGGATCGTAATCTTTAGATACAAAATCGGAGCCTATGCTATAACGATAGTTTCCGCTGGTTTCTGCAAAGCCAATGTTGGCGTATATTCCGTTTTTATCTTCTGTATCATGGACGGTACTGTATTTGAAATTTCCCGATAAGTTATAAGTATTGGCTTTAGTGTTTAAATCCCAAACCAAAGCCGAAACATTGGAGTCTCTGAAATGACCATTTCGGGTCACATTCGTATTAATGAAGGTTACAGATGAGTTTTTACGAAAACGTTGGTCTAAAACCAGAACATTGTAGTTCATTAACGGCTCGGCAATTACACGTCTGGTTTCTCCTGTGAGGGTATCTTTTATAGTGGCAAATGTTTTTTCTGTCACAGCATTTAAAATTCCAATACCAAGACCTTTTTTGGTTCGTCCTGAAATTTTCAGGGCATTGATCAGATTTACATTCTGCGGGTCCTCTATTATCTTCTCATTATCCTCCAGATCCGGTTCAATAGTTGGTTTGCCTCCAATTCTTCTCGAATAAAACAATTCTCCTTTATTAAAGAGATCTGTTCCTTCGGTAAAAAAGGCTCTGTTTTCATTGAATTGTTGTTCAAACGGACCCAGATTCAAAATCTGATCATCGTATTTTGCCTGTCCGAAATCGGGGACCAAAATAGCGTCCAGTGTAAAAGCATCGTTTATACCGTACTTAATATCCATTCCGCCTTTCATTGTACCATACGTTTGTTGATTTCCGGCAGCATTTAAATAGTAAGAAGCATAAGGCATAAAGAACAATCGGGTAGGAGGTTTGATGTTTTCAATTCCTTCCAGATTACCATTTTGTTGTGTGAAAGTACCTATTTTAGTATTGATTATGGTCCAGGTGTATTTTTTTCGCTCGCGTTTGATTTCTCTGAAAAAGTTAATTCCCCAAGTTTGTTTCTTTCCTTCTGAAAAACGTAAGGCAGCGTAGGGAATTTTCATTTCGACAACCCATCCTTTATCGGTCAGCACGGCTTTACTGATCCAGATCGCGTCCCAGGAATAATCTTCGCCGTTTGCATCCGTCATAATACAATCTGCCTGGACGTCAGCTGCGGATACAAAAAATTCGAAGTTCTGCTGACCGTCATTAAAACCATTTATAAAAACACCAAAAAGATCGGCTGTTCCAAAATCATCTCTTTGAGAAATCTCTTTTAGTATTTTATTGGGTTCATCGTCGTGCATAATGGCACCTATATAAAGAGCGTCGTTATTGTACAGCACTTTGATTTCGGTTTTTTTTGTGTCGGGAATTGGTTTTCCGTTATCCGGTTCAAACATGATAAAATCGGAAGCAACGGTTGCCGTTTCCCAAGCTGGTTCATCCAGTTTTCCGTCAATAGAAATACCTTGCGAAATTTGCTGTGCCTGCAAAGTTTTCTTTTGGCTGTAAATCCAAAAAGAGGAGAGAAGAAGGGTAAAAAAAACTAAATTTTTCATGGAACCTATATAGAGAGTAAATGTGATAATTGATTTATGTAAAGACGGAATTTTTTTGTAATTGTGGCAGTTTTGAGTCAAATGGTGCGAAAAATACGTGCTTTTTAACTACCGAATCGAAAAAAAAGTTTTTTACCAGTAAATTCTTTGTAAAATTAATTTTTTTAGTCCGTTATGCTAATTTTTTCCTTTAGAATTGTTAAAATTTAAACAAAAAGACCTTGATTAACATTGTTTTATTTTGCTGGCTAGGTTTTTTTTATACATTTGCGATGCCCAAATTTTTTATTAACCTAAAGAAATTCAATGATTTACAAAATTTATCCATTACTGGTGTTTTTACTTTTGTCTTTTGGTAGAGATTCTAAAAACACAATCGAACTAAAAAAGGTGACAACAAAAAGTATTGCCAAAGTTGAAAAACTGACGGTTGATGCTAAAATTGAAAGTGTATACCACGCCTTAAATTCAAACAATTTTTCGTTACCGGAACTCAGGACTTTTTCTGAAGCTTTAAAAGGGTTTTACTTACTCAAAGAAAGAGGTGTTGTTCAGAAAGACATTTTGACTTTAATTGATTTTAGTCTTTCATCCAACGTCAAACGCCTTTGGGTGATTGATATGGGAACTAATACTATTCTATTTCAATCTTTGGTAGCGCATGGCAGGAATACGGGTGAAGAATTTGCATCAGCATTTTCAAACTCGAATTCATCCTTCAAAAGTAGTTTAGGGTTTTATGCCACAGGCGAAATTTACCAAGGAAAACACGGAGCTTCCTTACGTTTGGATGGTTTAGAAAGAGGAGTTAATGACAATGCCCGCGAAAGGGGAGTTGTGGTTCATGGTGCCGATTATGTTTCAGAATCGTTCATCAGAAACAATAAAAGATTAGGAAGAAGCCAGGGCTGTCCCGCTCTTCCGGTTGAATTGACAAATGAAATTATTCAGGTTATAAAAGATAAGTCGTGTTTGTATATTTATCATCCGTCGAGAGGATTCTCGGCAGAAGAGAAGTTAATCTCGTAACTTACTATACAAATCCGAATCTAAATTATAAATATCAGCTCTGAAAATGAGCTGATTTTTTTTGCTCCATGCGGTCCAATACCACTGATATAAAGCATATTTTTTTCTGATTTTAACACTGATTGTTTTTTTAGTTTCAATAATAGAGTCAATTTTTTCTTTCGGCCAGCTTACCGATACATCGGAAGAGTCTAAAACATGCTCTGCCAATTCCAATGGATTCTCTATACGAACGCAGCCCGAACTTAACGAACGATTGTTTCTTCCAAAATAATTGCGATGATTCGTATCGTGTAAGTACACGCTATGATGATTTGGAAATAAAATTTTCATGACACCCAAGGAGTTGTTATAACCGGGACTTTGTACGTAGCGGTATTTCCCCGGATTGTTTTCGTTCCATGCAGCAGGTTCTACCGCATTTCCGGCGCTGTCATATATAGTAATGTTTTTTTTGCTGAGGTAATTTCGATTGCGTTTCATTTCCGGAACAACATCTTCCTTTAAAATAGTAGGAGGAACAGTCCATGTCGGGTTAAAAACAATCGTTCTGAGTTTCGACGTTATAATTGGTGTTTTTCTCTTACTGGTTCCTACGACAATATTTCGAACCAAAGTGGTGTCCTGTTTTTCAACCACATTTAAACTGTAATTTGGAATGTTGATGATAAAATAGTTTTCCGCTAGTTCATTGGTATACCATCTCCATCGCTCCAAGTTGGCGATAATTTGTTCCTTTCTTTTGTTTTTAGAAAAGTTCAAAGCGCTTATGGTTCCTACGCCAATAACTCCATCGGCGGCTAAACCATGTCTTTCCTGAAATTTTTTAACAGACTCGAATGTTTTTTGATCGTAAATTTCGGTCAGGCTATCTTTTCTTCCCGACATGTCTTTCCAGAACAAAAGCCTTTTTTTGATGTTTATTAAGGCACTGCTGGTATCATTTAATGTGATTTTTGTTTTATCAGGAGATTCTATTTTTTTTATGTCACTATCATCCGGATACGTATCGATGATTTTAAGTGCTGCTAATAGTTGTTTATAGGTATATGATTTTGACTGACAATTTTCGGCCAGACTGTCTAATTTGTCTTTGTTGAAAGCTTTTACAAGAGCAGTATTGACGTCAAATGTCTTTTCTTCTAAATCCCAATCGGCATATAGTTTTTTAGGATCTAATTTCCCTTTATACAAATGCGTTAAATACAATTCGAAATTATAAGTGAGTAAGGTGTCGTAATTGGCTAAGTCCGTATCGCTTAAAGAGCTTATCTTTTTTTCGAATTTTTCTAATGCTTTTATTTTGTAATCGTCTGGATTTAAGCCTAGTTCATCCGATTTTTTTAATAAGGATAAAACGTAAGTTCTCTTTTTTAAATTTCCCCAGACTGTTTTGTTTTCTGAGGAAAGATAAAATTGTATAAGCGTTTCGCTTTTGAAAGTATTAAGGAGTGCAGTGTCAATTTGTACTTTTCTTTCGTCAGTAAGTATAAGCGCAGGAGGTCGAACGGCTTTTTTTACCGGAACTTTTAGAGTTTCCTTTTTGCAGCTAAACAGGATGCATAGTACTAATAAAAAGTAAAATTTGTTCATTTTATAATGGTTTATACATTAAATAGTGTTCCCCGACATCTGTGATCTCAAACGCTTCTCCTTCAGTTTGATAGTTCATTTTTTTGTAAAACCCAACAGCGGCTGTTCTTGCATTAAACCAAATTAAATCAACTTGATTTTCAACGCAATAGGCTTCGCAGTGTTTTACCAAAGCTTCACCTATTCCTTTTTTCTGATGAGTGTCTAAAACGGCCATCCCACGAATTTGTGCTTGGTTTTTTTCGGCAAAGGTAGTGTTGATTTTTGTGAATAAGGAAATAATTCCTACTAAACTTTCGTCTGTGAACAGGCCAAAATGGTGTGTTGTCTCTAAATCGTCTCCATCAAAGACACAACTTTCTATAGGTTTCCCTTTTCTTAAAACGGGTTGACGGACGATATAGGTTTCTTTTGATGGTATTTCTTTAATAAGATTCATAATTTTGAAAAATAATTGGATGTGTAACTTTTTAACTTTAAATAAGTTATAAATTATTGTTGATTTTTATTGATTTTTTTTGCGAAAAAGCTTGTTTTGAACTTGAATTATTCTCTATCTTTGCACCACAGTAATGCGAAAGTAGCTCAGTTGGTAGAGCTCCAGCCTTCCAAGCTGGTTGTCGCGAGTTCGAGCCTCGTCTTTCGCTCTAAAAAAACCGGAATTTAATCGTTTCGGTTTTTTTAACAAAGCTAAATAATTTTTGATTTTTATTTTTTTAATTGATTTAATTATTTATATTTGCACCCTGTTAATGCGAAAGTAGCTCAGTTGGTAGAGCTCCAGCCTTCCAAGCTGGTTGTCGCGAGTTCGAGCCTCGTCTTTCGCTCTTTAAAAAACCGAAACATTTTATGTTTCGGTTTTTTTGTTTTTAATTCAGATGGCTTAAGTCTGTTTCAGTTTCTAATTCCTCCGGATTTTGATCTTTTAAAAATAAACGAGCAGATAAAGCTCCTTTTAAAGTGATTTTATTTCCTTTTACTTCCAGCCAGCTTCCTTCTCTTAAACCTAAAACCGGTATAGAATTAAAAGCGTGGAATTCTTTAATTCTCGTTTCGCGGGTTTCTCCCATATGTGTCGAGTTGATTTGAGGGTCTAAATAATGTGGGTTCAGGTTAAAAGGAATTAATCCTAAAGTCTGAAAACTTGGGGGGTAGATGATAGGCATGTCGTTCGTTGTCTGCATCGACAGACCGCAAATGTTGCTTCCTGCACTGGTTCCTAAATAAGGCGTTCCGTTTTTTACAGTTTCAGAAAGGATTTGCATGATGTTATGTTGGTACAATTGTGTAACTAACAAAAAAGTGTTTCCGCCTCCTGTAAAAATACCTTCTGCATTTTTTATAGCAGCTGCTGCATCTTCACAGGTATGAATTCCTTTTACAGCAATATTAATTGTTGCAAATGCCTGTGTTACTTTTTCGGTATATTCGTCGTGCGTGATTCCACCCGGTCGTGCAAATGGAATAAATAAAATGCTTTTGCAATCTTTGAAATGTTGTTGTAATGTAGGTAATAAATACGCTAAATAGCTGCCTTCGTGTAAGGTAGAAGTGCTGGCAATGATAATGCTTTTCATAAAAATATGGACTCAAATTGATTCCGTTAAAGATATTAAAAACTCCTTTTCGATTCTGGAAATCCGCAGTTTAATTAACATATTTTTACCAAGCCGTTAGTATTAAATTTAGAAGACATTAAGATATTTTTACATTTTTAAGAATAATTTTAATCTTTATATTTTGAGCGATAAGTTTTTATGTGTTTTGATTATTGTTTTGAGCCAGTCGGTGTGGGGGCAAAGTCAGGAGCGTATAGCTATTAATGGAAAGATAGCCTCCAATACCAATGATTTGGAAGGGGTTTATGTGGTAAACGCTCAAACAGAAGTTATGGCTACAACGAGTGGAGACGGTGCTTTTTCTATTATGGCTAAAGCTGGAGATACCCTTGTTTTTTCTTCCATACAATTTAAAGAAAGCAGGGTTCTGCTAACGACTGAAAATTTTTCTGATCTCAATTTTACAGTACGATTAAATATGGTAATGCATCATTTACAGGAAGTTATTGTGCGGAATTATAGCGGAATTAATGCTGTTTCTTTAGGGATTATTCCTGGTGATCAGAAAAAATATACACAAGCAGAGCGGAAATTACATACCGCAACAGCTTTAAATCCTACTGCAAATGCAGGATTAATGGCAGGCGGATCAGTTTCGGCAGATCCGTTGTTTAATTTTTTATCGGGTCGAACAGCCATGTTGAAAAAAGAGGTTGCAGTAGAGAAAAAGGAACTTTTTATGAAGCTTTTGGAAAAAATGTTTAGTATGGATCATTTTGTGAACAGACTGAAAATCCCTGCTGAATACGTAAAAGGATTTGAATATTATGCAGTAGATAATGATAAATTTACCGTTATTTTGAACTCTGATAATAAAACAGCTACTGAATTCCTACTGGGAGAACTGGCTGTAAAATACAAAGAAATACTTGCGATTGAAAACAAATAATATTTTACTGGCACTGCTTTTATTGATTACCGGAATAACTTTTGGACAGGCTCCTGTTTCAAAAGAAATCACGGGGCAGGTTGTAGAGCGTTCTACAACAATTGAAGGAGTGAATATTATCAATAATACGACGCAGCAAGCTACTGTTTCAGATGTAAACGGTATGTTTGCGATTGTGGTTAAAGAAGGAGATGTTCTGGTTTTTTCGTCTGTTAATTTAGAGCCCCTTAAACACAGGATTACAGCTGATGATCTGAGTTTGAATTCAATTGTTGTAAAGATGACAGTCAAAGAAATTCAGTTGAAAGAAGTTGTTGTCAATGAAAACGCGGATCTTACTGCCGAGAATCTGGGAATTATTCCGTACGGTCAGAAAAAATACACCCCTGCAGAGCGAAAAGTATATACAGCAACGTCTACTTCGATAGATAAATTGTTAAATAAAATTTCAGGTCGGACTACCATGTTGAAAAAAGAAGTGAATGTCGAGAAAAAAGAAGCGCTTTTCAGAAAGATGGAGTATATGTTTGATGAGAATTATTATACGGAAAGATTAAAAATTTCACCCGAAGACATTAAAGGATTTCAATTATATTGTGTGGATGATGGCGAATTTGCTGTATCTTTGGATACAAAAAACAAAACACTGAGTATGTTTTTGATAACCGAACTAGCGAGGAAATACTTAATAATTCTAGAAAATGAAAAATAAATTAGGACTACTTATTGCATGCTTATTTTGTCAAATCGTTTTAGGGCAAAACAATACAAGAAAACCGCTACACGGGCAGGTAATAAATGACTTTCTTGCCATTGAAAGTGGTTATGTAATGAATGTTAATGCAAACGTAAGAACGTTTATCGGTTCTGGCGGATTGTTTGATATTTTGGCAAAACCTAAAGATACTTTATTGTTTTCAGGATTGGCATTTCAATCCAGAAAAGTTGTTTTGACAGAGAAAGATTGTGCTGAAATCCTTTTTCTGGTAAAATTAGATTTGGTAAATAATCAATTAAAAGAAGTTATTGTTCATAAGGATCTAAAAGTGAAATCTCTTGACGGAGGTTCGCAGAAATTTGTAGACATGCAGTTTGTAGACGATAAACAATCGACCGCAAAAAATATCGCAATGTACTCTGATCAAACTATAAAATATGGAACTGACTTTGTTCGTATTTTTAAAGACGTTAAAAAGCTTCTTCGTAAAAAAGACGATGTAAAAGACGATGTGATTTCTGATATCGCTTTTGTTGCCTACGCTAAAGATAATTTTACTCCTGATTTTTACAGTAAAACACTGGAATTAAAACCGGACGAAATAGAACTTTTTTTAATGTTCTGTTCAAACGACGGTGAATCTAAAAAATACCTAAAACCCGAAGACAAATTTATTCTGATGGATTTTATGGTCAATAAAAATAAAGAGTTTAAAAAAGCGGCAGTGAATCAAAAATGAAAAACAGATTAATTTATCCTTTAATCGGGATATTATTTTTATCCCTTTCAGCTTTTACCTTCCATAAGTTTTATGTGGGTGTTTTTCAGGTCAATTATGCGGCCGAAAAGAAGATGATTCAAATTACATCGCGCATTTTTATTGACGATTTAAATAATGGTCTGGAGAAGAAGTACCACAAAAAAACCTTCGTTGGTACAGAAAAGGAAACTCAGGCTGATGTTGATTTATTGAAAAAGTATCTTACAGAGCATTTTTCAATAAAAATAAACGGTCAGTCCAAATCAATTGCTTTTTTATCTAAAGAAGTAGAGGCAGGAGATGTCTTGGTTTGTTATTGTCGAATAAAAGACGTTGATAAATTTAAGACCATCGAAATTTCGAATACCATTTTAGTGGATTGGAATTCTGAACAGCAAAATATTACACATATTTCAGCCTTTGGAACCAAAAAGAGCGTTCTCTTTACAGAATCCTCAAGGAAAGAAGTGTTAAAATATTAATTGAAAGGGCGTAATTATTAGATTAATTGCTATTTTCACAGCCTCAAAGAAAACCAAAAACACTTATGAAAACACTTTCGTTATTATTGCTTTTTCCGGCTATGTTGATAGCTCAGGAGAAAACAGCACCTGTTGTACCAAAACAGCAAGGTAAATACGATACAAACAAATTTAGCCAGATGTACGATTTATTGGCTACACCTAATATGTTTCGTACCGCTTCGGGAGCACCGGGGCCGGCTTATTATCAACAACAGGCAGACTACAAAATTGATGTAGAATTAGATGATAAAAAATCAAAATTAACGGGTTCTGAAGTTATTACATATTCCAATAACTCTCCGGACACTTTAGAGTATCTGTGGATTCAGTTAGACCAGAACCAGGCTAAAGCAAACACACAAACTTCTTTGGCGGAAAGCGAAAAAATGAATCAGGTATTGCCACTTGAAGGTTTTTCGAACAAGTACTTAAAGAAAGATTTAGAGCGTGGTTTTAACATCGAACAGGTTAAAGATGCTAAAGGAAATGCCATGTCTTATACGATCAACGAAACCATGATGCGTATTAACTTGGCAACGCCTTTAAAACCGGGGGAGAAGATTTCATTGGCAATAAAATGGTGGTACAACATCAATAATTATCGCAAAGAAGGTGGAGGTCGTTCCGGTTATGAATTATTTGAAAAAGACGGAAACAAATTATATGTAATTGCTCAGTTTTATCCAAGAATGGCTGTTTACAATGACGTAGAAGGCTGGCAAAATATGCAGTTCTGGGGTAGCGGAGAGTTTGCGTTGCCTTTCGGAAATTTTGACGTAAATATTACCGTTCCTGCAGATCACGTTATTGACGCAACGGGAGAATTAGTGAACAGAAGTGAAGTTTTCACAGCAGAACAAGTGAAACGTTACGAGCAAGCTCAAAAATCATTTGACAAACCGGTTGTAATTGTAACACAAGCTGAAGCAGAAGCTGCTGAAAAAGGTTTCTCTGAAAAGAAAAAAACATGGAAATTCAGTGCTAAAAATGTACGTGATTTTGGAATTGCTTCGTCAAGAAAATTCATTTACGATGCAATGGCTGTACAATTAAATAACAAAGTGGTAATGGCAGAATCAGTGTATCCGAAAGAAGCAAATCCGCTTTGGGGAGAAACTTCTACGATGACTGTTGCGCATACTTTAAAGAGTTATTCTTCTCATACTTTTGATTATCCTTATCCAAAAGCAGTTTCTGTTTCGGCAGAAGATCAGGGAATGGAATATCCAATGATTTGTTGGAACTATGGTCGTCCTGATGAAAACGGGGTAACAAGTAAAGAAATTAAAAACGGAATGATCGGTGTGGTAATTCACGAAGTGGGTCATAACTTTTTTCCAATGATTGTAAACTCAGATGAACGTCAGTGGAGCTGGATGGATGAAGGTTTAAATTCGTTTATGGAGTATATGGCAGAACAGGAATTGGATTCTAAATTTCCATCAAGACGTGGTCCTGCAAAAAATATTGTTCCATATATGAGTGGAGATCAAAAGTTTTTAGAGCCAATCATGTCTAATTCTGAAACGATTCAGCAATTTGGAAATAACGCTTACGGAAAACCGGCTACGGGACTTAATATTTTAAGAGAAGTAGTAATGGGAAGAGAAT is a window from the Flavobacterium cupriresistens genome containing:
- the gpmI gene encoding 2,3-bisphosphoglycerate-independent phosphoglycerate mutase encodes the protein MNKKVILMILDGWGKSPDPKVSAIDNANVPFINSLYQNYPSAQLRTDGLNVGLPEGQMGNSEVGHMNLGAGRIVYQDLAKINLAVAHQTLAKEQVLIDAFTYAKENNKKVHFLGLVSDGGVHSHTSHLRGLIDASQEYGLQNVFIHAFTDGRDVDPKSGAKYIHDLEDHIKDTPVKIASIIGRYYAMDRDKRWERVKLAYDLLVNAQGKTSQNAVASVLDSYANNITDEFIEPIVLVDEQQKPLATIADDDVVIFFNFRTDRGRELTEALSQQDFHEQNMHKLNLYYVTLTNYDETYQNVKVVYNKDNITETLGEVLEKAGKKQIRIAETEKYPHVTFFFSGGRETPFDGESRILRNSPKVATYDLQPEMSAYELKDALVPELNKGEVDFVCLNFANGDMVGHTGIMSAAILACEAVDACVKGVIEAALANDYTTIVIADHGNCETMINPDGSPNTAHTTNPVPIILVDKELKNINDGVLGDIAPTILELMGVQQPAAMTCHSLL
- a CDS encoding DUF5916 domain-containing protein encodes the protein MKNLVFFTLLLSSFWIYSQKKTLQAQQISQGISIDGKLDEPAWETATVASDFIMFEPDNGKPIPDTKKTEIKVLYNNDALYIGAIMHDDEPNKILKEISQRDDFGTADLFGVFINGFNDGQQNFEFFVSAADVQADCIMTDANGEDYSWDAIWISKAVLTDKGWVVEMKIPYAALRFSEGKKQTWGINFFREIKRERKKYTWTIINTKIGTFTQQNGNLEGIENIKPPTRLFFMPYASYYLNAAGNQQTYGTMKGGMDIKYGINDAFTLDAILVPDFGQAKYDDQILNLGPFEQQFNENRAFFTEGTDLFNKGELFYSRRIGGKPTIEPDLEDNEKIIEDPQNVNLINALKISGRTKKGLGIGILNAVTEKTFATIKDTLTGETRRVIAEPLMNYNVLVLDQRFRKNSSVTFINTNVTRNGHFRDSNVSALVWDLNTKANTYNLSGNFKYSTVHDTEDKNGIYANIGFAETSGNYRYSIGSDFVSKDYDPNDLGINFYTNYYNFFGNANYRILNPTKLFNAFKVNLNTYTEFNKDSGKIQESNIAVNTNVTTIKNNYYGFGISLYPFESYDYYEPRATNRYVALPRRFESWASVSTNYNYKFALDFNPTIAIMDEPGRINYGFDIGPRYRFSDKLLLNYTFSFLRRNNNKGYIDSFDQDNNQDTPKDIVFANRTVITYSNTLGGKYALNSTMTINLAVRQYWSFAENKEILQLESNGTLTTYPEYTKNKNSSFYSWNADLSYSWWFAPGSQLSVLYRNNASNFERVIDKDYGSNVTNLLNNEALKHIFSVSVKYFIDYNAVKNRLKNGV
- a CDS encoding murein L,D-transpeptidase catalytic domain family protein, with amino-acid sequence MIYKIYPLLVFLLLSFGRDSKNTIELKKVTTKSIAKVEKLTVDAKIESVYHALNSNNFSLPELRTFSEALKGFYLLKERGVVQKDILTLIDFSLSSNVKRLWVIDMGTNTILFQSLVAHGRNTGEEFASAFSNSNSSFKSSLGFYATGEIYQGKHGASLRLDGLERGVNDNARERGVVVHGADYVSESFIRNNKRLGRSQGCPALPVELTNEIIQVIKDKSCLYIYHPSRGFSAEEKLIS
- a CDS encoding L,D-transpeptidase family protein — protein: MNKFYFLLVLCILFSCKKETLKVPVKKAVRPPALILTDERKVQIDTALLNTFKSETLIQFYLSSENKTVWGNLKKRTYVLSLLKKSDELGLNPDDYKIKALEKFEKKISSLSDTDLANYDTLLTYNFELYLTHLYKGKLDPKKLYADWDLEEKTFDVNTALVKAFNKDKLDSLAENCQSKSYTYKQLLAALKIIDTYPDDSDIKKIESPDKTKITLNDTSSALINIKKRLLFWKDMSGRKDSLTEIYDQKTFESVKKFQERHGLAADGVIGVGTISALNFSKNKRKEQIIANLERWRWYTNELAENYFIINIPNYSLNVVEKQDTTLVRNIVVGTSKRKTPIITSKLRTIVFNPTWTVPPTILKEDVVPEMKRNRNYLSKKNITIYDSAGNAVEPAAWNENNPGKYRYVQSPGYNNSLGVMKILFPNHHSVYLHDTNHRNYFGRNNRSLSSGCVRIENPLELAEHVLDSSDVSVSWPKEKIDSIIETKKTISVKIRKKYALYQWYWTAWSKKNQLIFRADIYNLDSDLYSKLRD